The proteins below are encoded in one region of Effusibacillus dendaii:
- the tsf gene encoding translation elongation factor Ts, which yields MSVSANDVKVLRERTGAGMMDCKKALQDANGDMEKAVEILREKGLAAAAKKAGRIAAEGVVESYIHMGGKIGVLVEVNCETDFVAKTEEFRSFVKDVAMHIAAAKPQYVRREEVPGDVVEKEKEILRAQTLNEGKPANIVDKIVEGRIDKFFKDTCLLEQEFVKNPDQTIQELLNEQISKIGENISIRRFARFEMGEGLEKKQDNFAEEVMSQAKI from the coding sequence ATGAGCGTTTCAGCGAATGATGTAAAAGTGCTTCGCGAAAGAACGGGCGCCGGTATGATGGACTGTAAGAAAGCTCTGCAGGACGCGAACGGCGACATGGAAAAAGCGGTGGAAATTCTCCGTGAGAAAGGTCTTGCGGCGGCAGCCAAAAAAGCAGGCCGTATTGCAGCGGAGGGTGTTGTCGAATCTTACATCCACATGGGCGGTAAAATCGGTGTTCTCGTCGAAGTCAACTGCGAGACGGACTTTGTTGCCAAAACGGAAGAATTCCGTTCCTTCGTAAAAGATGTGGCGATGCACATTGCAGCCGCTAAGCCGCAGTACGTAAGGCGGGAAGAGGTGCCTGGCGATGTGGTGGAAAAAGAAAAAGAAATCTTGCGGGCACAGACTCTAAATGAAGGCAAACCGGCCAACATTGTGGATAAGATTGTAGAAGGCCGGATCGACAAGTTCTTTAAAGATACCTGCCTGCTGGAACAGGAATTTGTAAAGAACCCGGATCAAACGATACAGGAACTGTTGAATGAACAGATTTCCAAAATCGGTGAAAATATTTCGATCCGCCGCTTTGCTCGTTTTGAAATGGGCGAAGGATTGGAAAAGAAACAAGACAATTTTGCGGAAGAAGTAATGTCGCAAGCGAAAATCTAG
- a CDS encoding chemotaxis protein CheD encodes MNIVKVGMADLNVAVEPDVLRTVGLGSCVGVAIVDLTVKVGGLAHVMLPNAAAQTVENPAKYADTAIPLLVKKMQEKGAVVSRMVAKIAGGAQMFSTLTQSDLIRIGPRNVEAVKEALTLLRIPLRSEDTGGNSGRTIDFSPVDGMLTIRTVSQGVKTI; translated from the coding sequence TTGAACATCGTAAAAGTCGGTATGGCTGATTTAAACGTAGCGGTTGAACCGGATGTCCTTCGGACGGTTGGATTAGGTTCCTGTGTGGGAGTGGCAATTGTCGACCTGACTGTAAAAGTGGGCGGTTTGGCGCATGTAATGCTGCCTAACGCTGCGGCGCAAACGGTTGAAAATCCGGCCAAATATGCCGATACAGCGATCCCTTTGCTGGTGAAAAAAATGCAGGAAAAAGGGGCTGTCGTCAGCAGAATGGTCGCGAAAATTGCAGGCGGCGCTCAAATGTTTTCTACTCTAACCCAGAGCGATTTGATTCGTATTGGACCGCGCAATGTGGAAGCGGTAAAAGAAGCGCTTACGCTGCTGCGAATCCCGCTCCGATCGGAAGATACGGGTGGCAATTCCGGAAGAACCATTGATTTTTCACCTGTGGATGGTATGTTGACGATCCGTACAGTTTCACAAGGGGTCAAAACGATATGA
- the rpsB gene encoding 30S ribosomal protein S2, which produces MAIISMKQLLEAGVHFGHQTRRWNPKMSRYIFTERNGIYIIDLQKTVKKVEEAYNFVRDLAAEGKTMLFVGTKKQAQDSVKEEAERSGMYFVNQRWLGGTLTNFGTIRKRIERLHELEKMQEDGTFDVLPKKEVIQLRKEMDRLEKFLGGIKGMKSLPGALFIIDPRKERIAVAEARKLGIPIVGIVDTNCDPDEIDYVIPGNDDAIRAVKLLTAKIADAILEGTQGGSDDDDEQTA; this is translated from the coding sequence ATGGCGATCATCTCCATGAAGCAATTGCTGGAGGCGGGTGTTCACTTTGGCCATCAAACGCGCCGTTGGAACCCCAAAATGTCTCGCTACATCTTCACCGAACGTAACGGAATTTATATTATTGACCTGCAAAAAACAGTAAAAAAAGTGGAAGAAGCTTACAACTTTGTGCGTGACCTGGCTGCGGAAGGGAAAACCATGCTTTTTGTCGGCACCAAAAAACAGGCGCAGGACTCTGTTAAAGAAGAAGCAGAACGTTCCGGCATGTACTTTGTGAACCAGCGTTGGCTGGGGGGTACGTTGACCAACTTTGGCACAATTCGTAAACGGATTGAACGTCTGCATGAGTTGGAAAAAATGCAGGAAGATGGAACGTTTGACGTTCTGCCCAAAAAAGAAGTCATTCAACTGCGTAAAGAAATGGACCGACTGGAGAAGTTTCTCGGCGGTATTAAAGGAATGAAAAGTCTGCCGGGTGCTTTGTTCATTATCGATCCTCGGAAAGAGCGAATTGCAGTTGCAGAAGCACGTAAACTCGGTATTCCGATTGTCGGTATTGTCGACACAAACTGTGATCCGGATGAAATCGATTATGTGATTCCTGGCAACGATGACGCGATTCGTGCCGTAAAATTGCTGACGGCTAAGATTGCAGATGCAATCTTGGAAGGCACGCAGGGCGGCAGTGACGACGACGACGAACAAACTGCGTAA
- a CDS encoding proline--tRNA ligase produces MRQSTYLLPTLREAPTEAETVSHRLMVRAGFIRQLAAGIYTYLPMGWRVLRKVEEIVRQEMDRAGAQEILMPAMQPAELWQESGRYEVYGPELIRLRDRHDREFALGPTHEEVVTTLMRNEVRSYRKLPMNLYQIQTKFRDERRPRFGLLRGREFLMKDAYSFDADWEGLNKSYWAMYEAYNRIFTRCGLNFRAVEADAGAIGGEGGTHEFMALADIGEDTIAVCSHCDYAANLEKAEAGEGNEQYRKVAAGAHEKFHTPGLRTIDQLTTSLGLDAKQFAKTLIYLADGQPVAVVVRGDHEANEIKIKNFLNAIQVELADTETTERVTGAPVGYAGPVGLSIPILVDRAVAAMPTVVTGANEKEHHLRNVQPGVHFTLDRTGDFRNVIEGDQCPRCAGTLQFYRGIEVGHVFKLGTKYSEKLGAVYLDQTGSEQLMVMGCYGIGVSRVLSAIIEQSSDEHGMRWPLAIAPFHVHLIPVSVKDETQMALADQLYERLQSAGVEVLMDDRDERPGVKFKDSDLVGIPIRITVGKGAADGVVEYKERDAADKSDLSVEEAVARIMEKVRAIGR; encoded by the coding sequence ATGCGTCAGTCTACATATTTGCTGCCTACATTGCGGGAAGCGCCGACGGAAGCGGAAACGGTCAGCCATCGTCTGATGGTGCGGGCCGGGTTTATTCGCCAGTTGGCGGCCGGCATTTATACGTACCTGCCGATGGGATGGCGGGTGCTTCGGAAAGTGGAGGAAATTGTCCGGCAGGAGATGGATCGGGCGGGCGCCCAGGAAATTTTGATGCCTGCCATGCAGCCGGCGGAGTTGTGGCAGGAGTCGGGCCGTTATGAAGTATACGGTCCCGAATTGATTCGTTTGCGAGACCGGCATGATCGGGAATTTGCGTTAGGACCGACACACGAAGAAGTGGTCACCACATTGATGCGCAACGAGGTGCGGTCGTATCGCAAACTGCCGATGAATCTGTATCAGATCCAAACGAAATTCCGCGACGAGCGGCGGCCTCGTTTCGGGCTTTTGCGGGGACGGGAATTTTTGATGAAAGACGCCTACTCGTTTGATGCCGATTGGGAAGGGCTGAACAAATCATACTGGGCGATGTATGAGGCATATAACCGGATTTTTACAAGATGCGGATTGAATTTCCGGGCGGTGGAAGCAGATGCAGGCGCGATTGGCGGCGAAGGCGGTACACATGAATTTATGGCGCTTGCTGACATAGGAGAAGACACGATTGCTGTCTGTTCACACTGTGATTATGCGGCCAACCTGGAAAAGGCGGAAGCGGGCGAAGGGAATGAGCAGTACCGGAAAGTGGCGGCCGGTGCGCATGAGAAATTTCATACACCGGGACTTCGGACGATTGATCAGTTGACCACGTCGCTCGGACTTGATGCAAAACAGTTCGCCAAAACGCTGATCTACCTGGCGGATGGTCAACCGGTTGCCGTTGTGGTGCGCGGCGATCATGAAGCAAACGAAATAAAGATCAAGAACTTTTTGAACGCCATACAGGTAGAATTGGCAGATACAGAAACGACGGAACGCGTGACGGGAGCTCCTGTCGGCTATGCAGGACCGGTCGGGCTTTCGATTCCGATTCTGGTCGACAGGGCGGTAGCGGCGATGCCAACAGTTGTGACTGGCGCGAATGAAAAAGAACATCATCTGCGAAATGTGCAGCCAGGCGTTCATTTTACACTGGATCGCACGGGCGATTTCCGCAATGTGATCGAGGGAGATCAATGTCCCCGTTGTGCCGGAACGCTGCAGTTTTACCGCGGGATAGAGGTCGGCCATGTGTTTAAGCTGGGAACGAAATACAGTGAAAAACTGGGCGCTGTTTATCTGGATCAAACAGGCAGTGAACAGTTAATGGTGATGGGCTGTTACGGGATTGGCGTTTCGCGCGTGCTGTCGGCTATTATTGAACAGAGCAGTGATGAACACGGAATGCGCTGGCCGCTCGCGATTGCGCCTTTCCATGTTCATCTGATTCCGGTTTCGGTTAAGGACGAAACGCAGATGGCGCTGGCTGACCAACTGTATGAGCGATTGCAAAGCGCCGGTGTGGAAGTGCTGATGGATGACCGTGACGAACGGCCAGGTGTGAAGTTTAAGGATTCGGATCTGGTCGGAATTCCGATTCGCATTACAGTCGGCAAAGGAGCGGCTGACGGGGTTGTCGAATATAAAGAACGGGATGCTGCGGACAAATCCGATTTGAGCGTGGAAGAAGCGGTTGCTCGGATTATGGAAAAAGTGCGGGCAATCGGTCGATAA
- a CDS encoding phosphatidate cytidylyltransferase yields the protein MLYQRVLTGVIGGIIFLTIMYIGDYLFAGLISLLGLVAFTELLRMKQYRFFELPALTGFLMTLLWIHFGTGWLLQQPAMLLWIVYGFLFLTVAMKNRYTFRDMSYILVGTIYIGLSFHYVLRLRELPEGLLLLQFVLFTTWATDIGAYFVGRALKGPKIWSSISPNKTVSGTIGGLLAAGLIGVLFSFVLHSDVSLLNWVIVALIVSVAGQAGDFVESGLKRSMDVKDSGTILPGHGGMLDRFDSLLFAAPIAYHLLVSFRF from the coding sequence TTGCTATACCAAAGGGTCTTAACGGGCGTCATTGGTGGAATCATATTTTTAACTATTATGTACATTGGTGATTATTTGTTTGCCGGCCTTATTTCCCTCTTGGGATTGGTTGCTTTTACCGAACTGCTCCGTATGAAGCAATACCGTTTTTTTGAACTTCCCGCTTTGACTGGTTTTCTGATGACTCTTTTATGGATTCATTTTGGAACGGGGTGGCTGCTGCAACAGCCTGCCATGCTGCTTTGGATTGTATATGGTTTCCTGTTTCTGACCGTGGCCATGAAAAACAGATATACGTTTCGCGATATGTCCTATATTTTGGTGGGAACGATCTATATTGGATTGTCCTTTCATTATGTATTGCGGTTGAGAGAATTGCCGGAGGGGCTGTTGTTGCTCCAGTTTGTCCTGTTTACCACTTGGGCGACCGATATAGGGGCTTACTTTGTAGGCCGCGCGCTCAAAGGCCCCAAAATTTGGTCTTCCATCTCGCCGAACAAAACTGTTTCCGGAACGATTGGCGGTCTGCTGGCGGCTGGACTGATTGGCGTGTTGTTTTCTTTTGTATTGCATAGCGATGTGTCGCTCTTGAACTGGGTGATTGTGGCGTTAATCGTTTCTGTTGCCGGACAGGCGGGGGATTTTGTCGAATCGGGATTGAAACGGTCGATGGATGTAAAAGATTCGGGAACGATTCTGCCCGGCCACGGTGGTATGTTGGACCGTTTTGACAGCTTGTTGTTTGCGGCGCCGATCGCGTATCATTTGCTTGTATCGTTTCGGTTTTGA
- the pyrH gene encoding UMP kinase, with product MLQPKYKRVVLKLSGEALAGDGGYGIDAGVIQTTAVQIKEIVEMGTEVAVIVGGGNIWRGVSGSSQGMDRATADYMGMLATVLNAMALQDALENNGVQTRVQTSIEMRQVAEPYIRRKAIRHLEKNRVVIFAAGTGNPFFSTDTTAALRAAEIEAEVILMAKNKVDGVYDCDPRTNANAKKYEELTYLEVLNKGLGVMDSTAISLCMDNNMTIIVFNITEKGNIKRVITGEHIGTIVRGERK from the coding sequence ATGCTTCAGCCCAAGTACAAACGGGTGGTGCTCAAACTAAGCGGTGAAGCCCTTGCGGGTGATGGCGGATACGGGATCGACGCAGGAGTGATCCAGACAACCGCTGTTCAGATAAAAGAAATTGTCGAGATGGGAACAGAAGTGGCGGTGATTGTTGGCGGCGGCAATATCTGGCGGGGAGTTTCCGGCAGTTCTCAGGGGATGGATCGGGCGACAGCTGACTACATGGGGATGTTGGCTACTGTCCTGAATGCAATGGCGTTGCAGGATGCGCTGGAAAACAACGGAGTGCAGACGCGCGTACAAACGTCTATTGAGATGAGACAGGTGGCCGAACCGTACATACGCAGAAAAGCAATTCGGCATCTGGAGAAAAATCGTGTTGTAATATTTGCGGCGGGAACAGGCAACCCGTTTTTCTCCACCGATACGACAGCCGCTTTGCGAGCCGCTGAAATTGAAGCAGAAGTCATCCTGATGGCAAAAAACAAAGTGGACGGGGTATATGATTGTGACCCGAGAACCAATGCAAACGCGAAAAAATATGAGGAATTGACTTATCTCGAAGTGTTGAACAAAGGGCTTGGCGTAATGGACTCGACAGCGATCTCGCTTTGCATGGATAATAATATGACGATTATCGTGTTTAATATTACGGAGAAAGGCAATATCAAACGGGTGATTACCGGTGAACATATCGGCACCATTGTACGGGGGGAACGAAAATGA
- a CDS encoding FliA/WhiG family RNA polymerase sigma factor codes for MNELIEQYLPLVQQVVNRLSKGLPSHIAREDLVSMGTLGLIGAVERYTPERGVKFETFATWRIRGAVLDGLREMDWVPRQVRLWAKEIERSYAFVEANKKESATDEEVAAHLGISQEELQKRLTHISAGSVYSLEEFMYSDGDDTVGYNGLPDFSAENPDTKLSRDEIRNILVKTIDRLPEKEKMVVALYYYEELSFKEIAEIMQVSSARISQLHTKAICRLRGALSRKRNDLI; via the coding sequence ATGAACGAGTTAATTGAACAATATCTACCGCTCGTTCAACAGGTCGTCAATCGTCTGTCAAAAGGGTTGCCGTCCCATATTGCAAGAGAAGATTTGGTTAGTATGGGTACACTCGGCTTGATTGGAGCGGTGGAACGCTATACGCCTGAGCGAGGTGTAAAATTTGAAACTTTTGCCACCTGGAGAATCCGAGGGGCTGTGCTTGACGGTCTGCGTGAAATGGATTGGGTGCCCCGGCAGGTACGGCTGTGGGCGAAAGAAATTGAACGGTCTTACGCGTTTGTGGAAGCCAACAAGAAGGAATCGGCCACTGATGAAGAAGTCGCCGCTCATTTGGGAATCAGCCAGGAAGAATTGCAGAAACGATTGACACACATTTCAGCCGGTTCTGTCTATTCTTTGGAAGAATTTATGTATTCGGACGGAGACGATACGGTTGGGTATAATGGACTGCCTGATTTTTCAGCAGAAAATCCGGATACGAAACTGTCTCGCGATGAAATTAGAAATATTCTTGTTAAGACGATCGACCGTCTGCCGGAGAAGGAAAAGATGGTAGTGGCGTTGTATTATTATGAAGAATTGTCTTTTAAAGAAATTGCGGAAATTATGCAAGTCAGTTCTGCACGGATCTCTCAGCTCCATACGAAAGCAATCTGCAGATTGCGCGGCGCACTCAGCCGCAAGAGAAATGACTTGATCTAA
- the frr gene encoding ribosome recycling factor: protein MTVDVLKQMDERMDKAIVSLKREFATLRAGRANPAILDKITVDYYGTATPLNQVGSVTAPEPRLLVITPWDKSVLSEIEKAIQKSDLGLTPTNDGVVIRIAIPALTEQRRQELAKMARKMAEEARVAVRNIRRDSNEDIKKLEKSGDISEDESRRTQEKIQATTDRYVAEIDKLLAAKEQEIMEV from the coding sequence ATGACAGTGGACGTTTTGAAACAAATGGATGAACGGATGGATAAAGCGATTGTCAGTTTAAAGCGGGAATTTGCCACACTTCGGGCAGGTCGCGCCAACCCGGCAATTTTGGATAAGATTACAGTGGACTATTATGGTACAGCCACTCCGCTCAATCAAGTTGGCAGCGTGACAGCGCCAGAGCCTCGTTTGTTGGTCATTACTCCGTGGGATAAAAGCGTTTTATCCGAAATTGAAAAAGCCATTCAAAAATCCGATCTGGGACTGACACCCACAAATGACGGGGTAGTCATCCGGATCGCAATACCGGCTCTGACGGAGCAAAGACGGCAGGAATTGGCAAAAATGGCCCGCAAAATGGCGGAAGAGGCTCGTGTAGCGGTCCGCAATATTCGGCGGGACAGCAATGAAGATATAAAGAAACTTGAAAAATCGGGCGATATTTCGGAAGACGAAAGCCGCCGCACCCAAGAGAAGATCCAAGCAACAACGGATCGTTACGTTGCCGAAATCGACAAGCTGTTGGCGGCGAAAGAACAGGAAATTATGGAAGTATAA
- a CDS encoding DUF342 domain-containing protein, whose amino-acid sequence MEGMEEKSWWIKNCKVFLEEQGLYGTLLIEKEPPADIQLTIEGLLDFLKNAGILLGIDMALCQQIVSDPAAHIQQRLRIAVGKPAEKGQDAIIEIYIEEDGQRTPKVLETGKVDYFDMGSVNTVKQGAVLAKRIPPQPGVDGMAVSGQPIIAKQGRDYRLPQGKNTKVDEDGCTLLAETDGHVVFIQRENKINIFNEYVVQKDVDFSVGNIEFSGSVRILGNVQPGFRIKAEGDVEIQGYVDAATVEADGNVTIRGGVQGRNKGFIRSGGNLRTPFIQNASISVEGSCYVGESIMHSQVSAGAKVIMEGRKGVIVGGIVRAGEEVVTKVLGSQMATPTELEVGVHPHLRAELASINEKMKELIKNVDKTQKAVDLLENMNAGGHNLPPDKAALLQKLKLTLNHYKLEGEELMFRRSEIEMVLQDLKSARVNVFDTVHPGVKIMLSNYIYFVRDSLSHVSFVIRDAEVRTVPL is encoded by the coding sequence ATGGAAGGGATGGAGGAGAAAAGCTGGTGGATCAAAAATTGTAAAGTGTTCCTGGAAGAGCAGGGTCTCTACGGGACATTGCTGATCGAAAAAGAGCCCCCTGCGGATATACAGCTCACGATCGAGGGATTATTGGATTTTTTAAAAAATGCGGGTATTCTGCTGGGGATCGACATGGCGCTCTGTCAGCAAATTGTGTCGGATCCAGCCGCTCACATCCAACAACGTCTGCGTATTGCTGTCGGTAAACCAGCGGAAAAAGGGCAAGACGCAATCATTGAAATCTATATAGAAGAGGACGGTCAGCGCACTCCGAAAGTTCTCGAAACGGGAAAAGTCGATTATTTCGATATGGGCTCTGTGAATACGGTCAAACAAGGGGCCGTCTTGGCGAAGCGGATTCCACCCCAGCCAGGGGTCGATGGGATGGCAGTCAGTGGCCAACCGATTATTGCCAAACAGGGGCGTGATTACCGGCTGCCGCAGGGGAAAAACACGAAAGTCGACGAAGACGGATGCACCTTGTTGGCTGAAACGGACGGACACGTGGTTTTTATCCAAAGGGAAAACAAGATCAACATATTTAATGAATATGTGGTGCAAAAAGATGTTGATTTTTCCGTTGGAAATATTGAATTCAGCGGTTCTGTCCGTATTTTGGGAAACGTACAGCCCGGTTTTCGGATTAAAGCGGAAGGCGATGTGGAGATCCAGGGATACGTGGATGCTGCAACGGTGGAAGCGGACGGCAACGTTACAATTCGTGGCGGCGTACAGGGCAGAAATAAAGGCTTCATACGTTCCGGCGGCAATTTGCGAACCCCTTTCATCCAAAATGCGAGTATCAGTGTGGAAGGCAGTTGCTATGTAGGAGAAAGTATCATGCATAGCCAAGTCAGCGCCGGTGCGAAAGTGATCATGGAAGGGCGCAAGGGTGTGATAGTGGGTGGCATCGTGCGGGCCGGTGAAGAAGTCGTTACGAAAGTATTGGGATCGCAGATGGCCACACCAACTGAACTGGAAGTGGGCGTGCATCCGCATTTGCGTGCTGAATTGGCGTCCATTAACGAAAAAATGAAAGAATTGATTAAAAATGTGGACAAAACGCAAAAAGCGGTTGACCTGCTTGAAAATATGAACGCCGGCGGGCACAATCTGCCGCCTGACAAAGCGGCCCTCCTGCAGAAATTGAAATTGACACTGAATCATTACAAATTGGAAGGAGAGGAACTGATGTTCCGCCGTTCTGAGATTGAGATGGTTTTGCAGGATTTGAAAAGCGCTCGTGTCAACGTGTTTGATACGGTGCATCCGGGTGTCAAAATTATGCTTAGCAATTATATATATTTTGTTCGTGACTCGTTGTCACATGTTTCTTTCGTCATTCGGGATGCAGAGGTTCGAACCGTACCTCTGTGA
- a CDS encoding isoprenyl transferase has protein sequence MNWRKLWKRRTERPSLSEEGIPYHVAIIMDGNGRWAKRRGLPRIAGHRAGMESVKRVTESASEIGVRILTLYAFSTENWKRPEQEVDYLMRLPQEFLILELESLIKNNIRVCMLGDLEALPLWTRESVLEAVEKTKSNTGMMLNIALNYGSRSEIVEAVKKISDQVKAGTLQPEDINEQTLSACLLTNGIPDPDLLIRTSGELRLSNFLLWQCAYTELWFTDVYWPDFRKEHFYEAIHAYQKRGRRFGGLK, from the coding sequence ATGAACTGGAGAAAACTTTGGAAACGAAGAACGGAGCGCCCATCTTTGTCCGAGGAAGGAATTCCGTACCATGTGGCTATCATCATGGACGGAAACGGACGATGGGCTAAACGACGTGGCTTGCCCCGGATTGCCGGTCATCGGGCCGGCATGGAAAGCGTCAAACGGGTTACGGAATCGGCCAGCGAAATAGGCGTACGAATTTTGACTCTGTATGCGTTTTCGACAGAAAACTGGAAACGTCCTGAGCAAGAGGTTGATTATCTGATGCGGTTGCCGCAGGAGTTCCTGATTTTGGAACTGGAATCGTTAATCAAAAACAACATCCGGGTCTGCATGTTGGGTGACCTGGAGGCGTTGCCGCTGTGGACACGCGAGTCAGTTTTGGAAGCGGTTGAAAAAACCAAGTCCAACACGGGTATGATGTTAAATATTGCGTTAAATTATGGAAGCCGATCCGAAATTGTAGAAGCGGTCAAGAAAATTTCGGACCAGGTGAAAGCGGGAACGCTGCAACCGGAAGACATCAATGAACAGACCCTCTCAGCTTGCCTCCTGACAAACGGCATTCCGGATCCGGACTTGCTGATCCGGACCAGCGGCGAACTGCGCCTCAGCAACTTTCTGCTATGGCAGTGCGCTTATACCGAATTGTGGTTTACCGATGTGTATTGGCCAGACTTCCGGAAAGAGCATTTTTACGAAGCGATTCATGCGTATCAAAAAAGAGGCCGACGCTTCGGAGGGCTGAAATAG
- a CDS encoding DUF6115 domain-containing protein, whose amino-acid sequence MDLSVFLFMSLLGIGVILFAVLKGKQESVPHLVDKDLEESLQAFMDEFEKENQYLLQTIKQLETKLQRETEENREKLEELEAKVEFLSTQGRETKRSVKDSEPTPAIVFNEHYSRIVTMWNEGRTPEQIAKQTGIGMGEIQMILSLVKQGNTV is encoded by the coding sequence ATGGATCTTAGCGTTTTTTTGTTCATGTCCCTGTTGGGGATTGGAGTGATCCTGTTTGCCGTTTTGAAAGGAAAGCAGGAATCAGTCCCCCATCTGGTGGACAAGGATCTGGAAGAAAGTTTGCAAGCGTTCATGGATGAGTTTGAAAAAGAAAACCAGTATCTGCTGCAAACGATTAAACAACTGGAGACGAAACTGCAGCGAGAAACAGAGGAAAATAGAGAGAAATTGGAAGAGTTGGAAGCGAAGGTTGAGTTTTTGTCAACCCAAGGCAGGGAAACCAAGCGATCCGTCAAGGATTCGGAACCGACGCCTGCTATCGTTTTCAACGAGCATTACAGCCGGATTGTAACGATGTGGAATGAGGGGCGGACACCGGAGCAAATAGCGAAACAAACAGGAATTGGAATGGGAGAAATTCAGATGATTTTAAGTCTGGTAAAGCAGGGGAACACAGTATGA
- a CDS encoding 1-deoxy-D-xylulose-5-phosphate reductoisomerase, with product MAKKLSILGSTGSIGKQTLDVVAAHPEQFQVTALAAGSQIEVLSKQIEKFRPSLVSVATAELAKEVQARFGHALQVEYGESGLQQVASAADAELVVTAVVGTLGLRPTMAAVLAGKEIALANKETLVAAGHLITDLARRKGVRILPVDSEHSAIFQCIHGESCKQVARILLTASGGAFRDKTRDEMQQASLADALAHPNWSMGAKITIDSATLMNKGLEVIEAHWLFDLPYEQIEVLIHPQSIVHSLVEFQDRSVLAQLGTPDMRIPIQYALAYPERLEANWPRLDLLSVGTLTFNKPDLTRFPILGLAFQAGKAGGSVPAVLNAANEMAVSLFLDGKIGFLDIERTLVSVLEQHAPVSHPSLDEILALDQWARETAKREIAG from the coding sequence ATGGCCAAGAAGCTTTCTATATTAGGATCTACCGGCTCTATTGGGAAACAGACGTTGGATGTTGTGGCGGCCCACCCGGAACAGTTTCAGGTAACGGCGCTGGCCGCCGGTTCACAAATCGAGGTTCTGTCGAAGCAGATTGAAAAATTTCGTCCGTCCCTGGTTTCGGTTGCAACGGCGGAATTGGCAAAGGAAGTGCAAGCGAGATTCGGACATGCGCTGCAGGTGGAATATGGAGAAAGCGGACTGCAGCAGGTGGCTTCTGCTGCTGATGCGGAACTGGTTGTCACAGCGGTTGTGGGCACCCTCGGTTTGCGCCCGACGATGGCGGCGGTCCTCGCGGGCAAAGAAATCGCTCTGGCAAACAAGGAAACATTGGTGGCGGCTGGTCACTTGATCACCGATTTGGCCCGGCGCAAAGGGGTTCGAATTCTGCCGGTCGACAGCGAGCATTCGGCGATTTTTCAATGTATACACGGCGAGTCGTGCAAGCAGGTGGCGCGTATTCTTTTGACAGCAAGTGGCGGCGCATTCCGTGATAAAACCAGGGATGAAATGCAGCAGGCCAGTCTGGCCGATGCGTTGGCGCACCCCAACTGGTCTATGGGGGCGAAAATTACGATCGATTCAGCCACTTTGATGAACAAAGGGCTGGAAGTGATTGAAGCGCACTGGTTGTTTGATCTGCCATACGAGCAAATTGAAGTGTTAATTCATCCGCAAAGCATTGTGCATTCGCTGGTCGAGTTTCAGGACCGGTCGGTATTGGCGCAATTGGGGACGCCCGATATGCGAATTCCCATTCAATATGCGTTGGCATACCCGGAACGGCTCGAAGCGAACTGGCCTCGGCTGGATTTATTGTCTGTCGGGACGCTAACGTTCAATAAGCCGGACCTGACCCGTTTCCCTATTTTGGGTTTGGCCTTTCAGGCGGGCAAAGCGGGAGGCAGCGTGCCCGCCGTTTTGAATGCGGCGAACGAGATGGCAGTGAGTCTGTTTTTGGATGGGAAAATTGGCTTTTTGGATATCGAACGGACACTTGTATCCGTGTTGGAACAGCATGCACCCGTCAGCCATCCGTCGTTGGATGAAATTTTGGCGCTTGATCAATGGGCGCGTGAAACAGCGAAACGAGAGATTGCTGGATAA